The Candidatus Omnitrophota bacterium region TACCGACTCCCTGCTTATTTCGAGGACTCGAGCAGTTTCGTCTACATCTAAGTGGAGCATACATCTGAGGGTAAACACCGCCCGGTACTTTGGGGGCATGCAGTTCATAAACATCTGCAGACATGTTTCCCGAGTGGCTTCCACTAGCGCCTTCTCCTCCACCTGACCGTAGCTGTTGATGTGTCTGTAGACTTCGCTTTCGGCCAGACCCTGTTCCTCCGCATAGACTTCTACGGGAAGTTTTTCCGCCTTGCGACGGTACTGCTTGGCCGCATTGCACACAATCCGGTAGAGCCATGTGTACACCGAACTCTCCCCCCGGAATTTCTCCCATCCCTTCAGAGCATGTAAGAAGGCGGTCTGGAGCACATCCTCCGCATCATGATGTGAACCGGTCATCCTGAATGCCAGCGTGTACAACCGATCATAGTGGGATTGGTAAACTTTCTCGATAGTGTTACTCATTGTGCTGTTTCCCATTATAACGGATTCCTCATACGTTGTT contains the following coding sequences:
- a CDS encoding sigma-70 family RNA polymerase sigma factor codes for the protein MGNSTMSNTIEKVYQSHYDRLYTLAFRMTGSHHDAEDVLQTAFLHALKGWEKFRGESSVYTWLYRIVCNAAKQYRRKAEKLPVEVYAEEQGLAESEVYRHINSYGQVEEKALVEATRETCLQMFMNCMPPKYRAVFTLRCMLHLDVDETARVLEISRESVKTNLHRARKAIRDHMEGRCSLIRPGAPCDCRSFAGYLRATCKEDLALPIITVKTKERQAKKEFETELSDILGIERLYDTRVLPPSFDGFLERVEKKVKEQKKLLRY